A portion of the Pararge aegeria chromosome 10, ilParAegt1.1, whole genome shotgun sequence genome contains these proteins:
- the LOC120626848 gene encoding pyrroline-5-carboxylate reductase-like — MSFNLGFIGGGNMSTAIARGIIKNDNHPVSKIWVSGPRLHNLQHWKDWGANVTTNSGELVIQCDVVFIGVKPGVLSEAINDCLPTVTPSSKNVLFISMLAGTPIEQVHKVLKQLPIISNVIRILPNIPMTVGAGSCIYAIDNSITQEQCRLLENLLQGCGVVEKIPEKLMDSLGVLTGCGPAFIYIVIEALADGAVKEGVPRAMALRHAAQMVAGSGQMVLQSGKHPGLLKDEVCSPGGCTICGVTALENGKLRATMINAIEAAVEKTREMGKK; from the exons ATGTCATTTAATTTAGGATTCATTGGTGGTGGGAATATGTCCACAGCAATTGCCAGAGGCATaataaaaaatg ATAACCACCCAGTATCAAAGATATGGGTATCAGGGCCACGATTACATAATCTTCAACATTGGAAGGATTGGGGTGCTAATGTGACAACAAATAGTGGCGAGTTAGTAATACAATGTGATGTTGTGTTCATCGGAGTAAAACCTGGTGTATTAAGTGAAGCTATAAATGACTGTTTGCCTACTGTAACACCTTCTtccaaaaatgtattatttatttccatgtTGGCAGGAACTCCTATTGAACAAGTGCATAAG GTTCTGAAACAATTGCCCATAATATCAAATGTGATCCGTATACTGCCCAACATACCAATGACAGTAGGTGCTGGATCCTGTATATATGCAATAGACAATAGCATAACACAGGAACAGTGCAGGCTACTAGAAAATTTATTGCAAGGGTGTGGAGTTGTAGAAAAGATTCCTGAAAAACTTATGGACTCTCTGGGTGTCCTCACAGGGTGTGGTCCTGCTTTT atatACATAGTAATAGAAGCTCTTGCGGACGGCGCAGTCAAGGAAGGTGTACCTCGTGCAATGGCGTTAAGGCATGCTGCTCAGATGGTGGCCGGTAGCGGTCAAATGGTACTGCAGAGTGGAAAGCATCCCGGCTTGTTGAAGGATGAAGTTTGTTCACCCGGTGGGTGCACCATTTGTGGTGTCACTGCTCTAGAGAATGGAAAATTGAg AGCCACAATGATCAACGCCATCGAAGCGGCTGTAGAGAAAACTAGAGAAATGGGAAAGAAGTAA